In Pseudomonas sp. R76, one genomic interval encodes:
- the ihfB gene encoding integration host factor subunit beta, translating to MTKSELIERIVTHQGLLSSKDVELAIKTMLEQMSQCLATGDRIEIRGFGSFSLHYRAPRVGRNPKTGQSVSLDGKFVPHFKPGKELRDRVNEDEEEGV from the coding sequence ATGACGAAGTCGGAGTTGATCGAACGAATTGTCACCCATCAAGGGCTGCTTTCATCCAAGGATGTAGAGCTGGCTATCAAGACCATGCTCGAGCAAATGTCCCAATGCCTCGCCACGGGGGATCGAATCGAGATCCGTGGCTTTGGTAGTTTTTCCTTGCACTACCGCGCGCCGCGAGTGGGCCGTAACCCGAAAACCGGGCAGTCCGTCAGCCTTGACGGTAAGTTTGTGCCGCATTTCAAACCGGGCAAGGAATTGCGCGATCGAGTGAACGAAGACGAGGAAGAGGGCGTCTGA
- a CDS encoding lipopolysaccharide assembly protein LapA domain-containing protein, translating into MRGIKRVFLVLAVLAVALVVLAFVLENQQGVSLSFLGWTTLQLPVAVYVVAALIVGLMVGPLLCVLVSATRRHKRASIVRE; encoded by the coding sequence ATGCGTGGGATTAAACGCGTTTTTCTGGTGTTGGCAGTGCTGGCTGTCGCACTGGTGGTTTTGGCCTTTGTGTTGGAAAACCAACAAGGCGTTTCTCTTTCGTTCTTGGGTTGGACCACCCTGCAACTGCCGGTGGCAGTGTATGTTGTGGCTGCGCTGATTGTCGGGTTGATGGTGGGGCCGCTGTTGTGCGTGCTGGTCAGCGCTACCCGTCGTCACAAGCGAGCGTCGATCGTGCGTGAGTAG
- the rpsA gene encoding 30S ribosomal protein S1 has protein sequence MSESFAELFEESLKTLNLQAGSIITGVIVDIDYQARWVTVHAGLKSEALIPLEQFYNDAGDLTINVGDEVHVALDSVEDGFGETKLSREKAKRAECWIVLEAAFAAEEVVKGVINGKVKGGFTVDVNGIRAFLPGSLVDVRPVRDTTHLEGKELEFKVIKLDQKRNNVVVSRRSVLEAENSAEREALLESLQEGQQVKGIVKNLTDYGAFVDLGGVDGLLHITDMAWKRIKHPSEIVNVGDEIDVKVLKYDRERNRVSLGLKQLGEDPWVAIKARYPESTRVTARVTNLTDYGCFAELEEGVEGLVHVSEMDWTNKNIHPSKVVQVGDEVEVMVLDIDEERRRISLGIKQCKSNPWEDFSGQFNKGDKISGTIKSITDFGIFIGLDGGIDGLVHLSDISWNEVGEEAVRRFKKGDELDTVILSVDPERERISLGIKQLESDPFSEYVQDNDKGAIVKGIVKEVDAKGAIITLADDIEATLKASEISRDRVEDARNVLKEGQEVEAKIISVDRKSRVIQLSIKSKDDAEEKEAIQSLRDKPATSEIAAGPTTLGDLLRAQMEKQN, from the coding sequence ATGAGCGAAAGCTTTGCGGAACTCTTTGAAGAAAGCCTAAAAACCCTGAACCTTCAGGCAGGCTCCATCATCACCGGTGTTATCGTTGATATCGATTACCAAGCTCGCTGGGTAACCGTTCACGCTGGTCTGAAGTCTGAAGCTCTGATCCCGCTGGAACAGTTCTACAACGATGCTGGTGACCTGACTATCAATGTCGGTGACGAAGTTCACGTTGCTCTGGACTCGGTTGAAGACGGTTTCGGTGAAACCAAGCTGTCCCGTGAAAAAGCCAAGCGCGCTGAATGCTGGATTGTTCTCGAAGCAGCCTTCGCAGCTGAAGAAGTGGTCAAGGGCGTTATCAACGGTAAGGTTAAAGGCGGCTTCACTGTCGACGTTAACGGCATCCGTGCGTTCCTGCCAGGTTCTTTGGTCGACGTTCGTCCAGTGCGCGACACCACGCACCTGGAAGGCAAAGAACTCGAATTCAAGGTCATCAAGCTCGACCAGAAGCGCAACAACGTTGTCGTTTCCCGTCGCAGCGTCCTGGAAGCAGAGAACTCCGCCGAGCGTGAAGCTCTGCTGGAATCCCTGCAGGAAGGCCAACAAGTCAAAGGTATCGTCAAGAACCTCACCGATTACGGCGCATTCGTCGATCTGGGTGGCGTCGATGGCCTGCTGCACATTACCGACATGGCTTGGAAGCGTATCAAGCATCCTTCCGAAATCGTCAACGTTGGCGACGAGATCGATGTCAAGGTTCTGAAGTACGATCGCGAGCGTAACCGTGTTTCCCTGGGCTTGAAGCAGCTGGGCGAAGATCCATGGGTTGCTATCAAAGCTCGTTACCCAGAAAGCACTCGCGTCACCGCGCGTGTTACCAACCTGACCGACTACGGCTGCTTCGCTGAGCTGGAAGAAGGCGTTGAAGGCCTGGTACACGTTTCCGAAATGGACTGGACCAACAAAAACATCCACCCTTCGAAAGTCGTACAAGTCGGCGACGAAGTGGAAGTTATGGTTCTGGACATCGACGAAGAGCGTCGTCGTATCTCCCTGGGCATCAAGCAGTGCAAATCTAACCCATGGGAAGATTTCTCTGGCCAGTTCAACAAGGGCGATAAAATCTCCGGCACCATCAAGTCGATCACCGATTTCGGTATCTTCATTGGTCTGGACGGCGGCATCGACGGCCTGGTTCACCTGTCCGACATCTCCTGGAACGAAGTGGGCGAAGAAGCTGTTCGTCGTTTCAAGAAGGGCGACGAGCTGGACACCGTTATCCTGTCGGTTGACCCAGAGCGCGAGCGTATCTCCCTGGGTATCAAGCAACTGGAAAGCGACCCGTTCTCTGAATACGTTCAGGACAACGACAAAGGCGCAATCGTTAAAGGCATCGTGAAAGAAGTTGACGCTAAAGGCGCCATCATCACTCTGGCCGACGATATCGAAGCGACTCTGAAAGCCTCCGAAATCAGCCGTGACCGCGTTGAAGACGCGCGCAACGTTCTGAAAGAAGGCCAGGAAGTAGAAGCCAAGATCATCAGCGTTGACCGCAAGAGCCGCGTAATCCAGCTCTCCATCAAGTCGAAAGACGATGCTGAAGAGAAAGAAGCAATCCAGAGCCTGCGCGACAAGCCAGCTACCTCTGAAATTGCTGCTGGTCCTACCACTCTGGGCGACCTGCTGCGTGCACAAATGGAAAAACAGAACTAA
- the cmk gene encoding (d)CMP kinase has translation MNIKAPVITIDGPSGSGKGTIAGILAKRLGWCLLDSGALYRLLAFAARNHGVDLTNEESLKLLAAHLDVQFVGATEGHPQRIILEGDDVTDDLRNEQVGSWASQVAALPAVRDALLQRQRAFQEPPGLVADGRDMGTVVFPEAPLKIFLTASAEERARRRYLQLKGKVDGVSLSSLLDEIRARDERDTQRAVAPLKPAADAIQLDSTELSIEQVLERILSEIAIRDIAG, from the coding sequence GTGAATATCAAAGCACCGGTGATTACCATCGACGGGCCAAGCGGCTCGGGCAAAGGCACGATTGCCGGCATCCTGGCCAAGCGCCTGGGCTGGTGCCTGCTGGATTCCGGCGCGCTGTACCGCTTGCTGGCATTTGCCGCACGCAACCATGGCGTCGACCTGACCAACGAAGAATCCTTGAAGCTGTTGGCGGCGCACCTTGATGTGCAGTTCGTCGGCGCGACGGAAGGTCATCCACAGCGCATTATCCTTGAAGGGGACGATGTGACGGATGATCTGCGTAATGAGCAAGTCGGCTCGTGGGCTTCCCAGGTTGCCGCGCTGCCGGCCGTGCGCGACGCTTTGCTGCAGCGTCAGCGGGCATTTCAGGAGCCGCCGGGTTTGGTGGCCGACGGTCGTGATATGGGCACCGTGGTGTTTCCGGAGGCCCCATTGAAGATTTTCCTGACCGCCAGCGCCGAGGAGCGGGCTCGCCGCCGCTACTTGCAGTTGAAGGGCAAAGTCGATGGTGTTAGTCTGTCCAGTCTGCTAGATGAGATCCGTGCACGCGATGAGCGTGATACCCAGCGTGCGGTAGCCCCGCTTAAGCCGGCGGCTGACGCCATACAGCTGGATTCCACGGAGTTGTCCATCGAGCAGGTGCTGGAACGCATCTTGAGTGAAATCGCCATTCGCGATATTGCCGGGTGA